The Cyclobacteriaceae bacterium genome includes a region encoding these proteins:
- a CDS encoding 1,4-dihydroxy-2-naphthoate polyprenyltransferase, with translation MKSWVGAFRLRTLPLSLSCIGMAGFLAAAAGKFDGLIFFLCCLTTILLQILSNLANDYGDSVNGADHAGRKGPSRAVQSGVITSAQMKSAIILFTVLCLASGIILLLVAFGYDWNSLLFFLLLGLLSIAAAIAYTVGKKPYGYIGLGDLSVLIFFGLVGVMGSLYLFTHEIDTITLLPALSCGLFSIAVLNINNMRDIESDKAAGKYSIPVRIGKKMGARYQWFLLMGGVIAAIAYTILKYHSPYQFLFLISVPLFMRIGMAVYSKPSEALDPYLKQMALSTLLFVVLFGVGNLL, from the coding sequence ATAAAATCCTGGGTCGGGGCGTTTCGCCTGCGTACCCTTCCTCTTTCACTTTCCTGCATTGGTATGGCTGGCTTTCTTGCCGCTGCTGCGGGAAAGTTTGACGGCCTGATCTTTTTCCTGTGCTGTCTTACCACCATCTTATTACAGATCCTTTCCAATCTTGCCAATGACTATGGTGACTCTGTGAATGGTGCCGACCACGCCGGAAGAAAAGGTCCATCGCGTGCGGTGCAGTCGGGAGTGATCACTTCAGCACAGATGAAAAGTGCGATCATTCTTTTCACGGTGCTGTGCCTGGCATCGGGAATCATTCTTTTGCTGGTAGCCTTTGGGTACGACTGGAATTCATTGCTCTTCTTTTTATTGCTGGGATTGTTATCCATTGCAGCGGCCATTGCTTATACCGTTGGAAAAAAACCTTATGGGTACATCGGACTGGGAGATCTTTCGGTGCTGATCTTCTTTGGACTGGTGGGAGTGATGGGATCATTGTACCTGTTCACGCATGAGATCGATACGATCACGCTGTTGCCGGCGCTGAGTTGCGGATTATTTTCCATTGCGGTGCTGAACATCAACAACATGCGCGACATTGAATCTGACAAGGCGGCGGGAAAGTATTCTATTCCGGTGCGCATCGGAAAGAAGATGGGCGCGCGCTATCAGTGGTTTCTTCTCATGGGCGGTGTGATCGCTGCGATTGCCTATACGATACTGAAGTATCATTCACCGTACCAGTTTCTCTTTTTGATATCCGTTCCTTTATTCATGCGGATCGGCATGGCCGTTTACAGCAAGCCTTCTGAGGCACTGGATCCCTACCTGAAGCAGATGGCACTATCGACGTTGCTGTTTGTGGTGTTGTTTGGAGTGGGGAATTTGTTGTAG
- a CDS encoding glutathione peroxidase, with translation MSSKRIIFIIIGGVIFMGLMAFLTGKLSSSKKRPISGSIYDFKLKSLEGKEIDFSKYKGKYMLIVNTASKCGYTPQYADLEKLHENFNDKIAVLGFPANNFLWQEPGDNAEIATFCERNYGVKFQMFEKVSVKGKDQAPLYDWLDAKTGETPSWNFCKYLISPEGEVLGFFPSKVKPMDEAIMSKIKL, from the coding sequence ATGAGCTCTAAGCGAATCATATTCATTATCATCGGAGGAGTAATCTTTATGGGCTTAATGGCATTTCTGACGGGCAAACTATCCTCTTCCAAAAAGAGACCGATATCCGGTTCGATCTATGACTTCAAATTAAAATCTCTGGAAGGTAAGGAGATCGACTTTTCGAAATACAAAGGCAAGTACATGCTCATCGTGAACACGGCATCCAAGTGCGGGTACACGCCGCAATATGCTGATCTCGAAAAGCTTCATGAGAACTTCAATGACAAGATTGCCGTGCTGGGATTCCCCGCCAATAATTTTCTCTGGCAGGAGCCGGGCGACAATGCCGAGATCGCTACCTTCTGTGAAAGAAACTACGGAGTGAAATTCCAGATGTTTGAAAAGGTCTCCGTGAAGGGAAAAGATCAGGCACCTCTTTATGACTGGCTTGATGCCAAGACCGGCGAAACACCTTCCTGGAATTTCTGCAAGTATCTTATCAGTCCGGAAGGAGAAGTCCTTGGATTCTTTCCATCCAAAGTGAAGCCGATGGATGAGGCGATCATGTCGAAGATCAAACTTTGA
- a CDS encoding glutathione peroxidase has product MKTILVILLSFMTTATSVYDFKLPAIDGKTIDFAQFKGKNILIVNTASKCGYTPQYADLQKLNDTYGGKVTILGFPANNFGGQEPGANAEIASFCQKNYGVTFQMFEKVSVKGDDQAPLFAWLKEKTGQEPSWNFCKYLIKADGSVKFYKSAVNPMAKEITDEL; this is encoded by the coding sequence ATGAAAACAATCCTCGTAATACTCTTAAGCTTTATGACCACCGCTACATCTGTTTACGATTTCAAGCTTCCCGCCATTGACGGAAAGACCATTGACTTCGCACAATTCAAAGGAAAAAATATCCTGATCGTAAACACCGCATCCAAATGCGGATACACTCCACAGTATGCTGACCTTCAGAAACTGAATGACACGTATGGCGGTAAGGTTACGATCCTGGGCTTCCCTGCCAACAACTTCGGCGGACAGGAGCCAGGTGCCAATGCTGAGATCGCTTCATTCTGTCAGAAGAACTATGGCGTTACGTTCCAGATGTTTGAAAAAGTTTCTGTGAAAGGTGATGACCAGGCTCCGTTGTTTGCATGGTTGAAAGAGAAGACAGGGCAGGAGCCAAGCTGGAATTTCTGCAAGTACCTGATCAAGGCCGATGGATCCGTTAAGTTTTACAAGTCTGCTGTCAATCCAATGGCAAAAGAAATAACCGATGAGCTCTAA
- a CDS encoding GNAT family N-acetyltransferase — translation MKVLIRKFDAPDTEPLLRLFYDTVHTVNSKDYPKEHLNAWAQESPDVKKWKDKFKSHKTYVALLDGKIVGFGSLDKDHTSVGMLYVHKDHQRQGVATALLEKLEEKLQKDDIKNTEAESSITARSFFEKRGYVVNKENRKMLNGIEFLNFIMEKKLAPKEKSDMKEKVKEAKPFKWRDLFFNKVFDLMIVIVGVSVAFQLNNLKLSSDQQSLEQFYMESMIGDLRKDKSQIEQILVELKADQKSINDYLAANTNSSDSLGRVVFNILSLETFTPNQNTYQMLLSGNGLTAISDREVRSQTTEFYNTYLSIKRFEEVDTQLVFEIFGYFSPYSDIGAGKILDPTIVQKPQTKNYLLATSAQLSDGIDAHSIALEKATKLIETIENKLRRL, via the coding sequence ATGAAAGTGCTCATAAGAAAATTTGACGCCCCGGATACAGAACCCTTACTCCGGCTCTTTTACGATACGGTGCACACCGTCAACAGCAAAGACTATCCGAAGGAACATCTCAACGCATGGGCGCAGGAAAGTCCCGATGTGAAAAAATGGAAGGATAAATTCAAATCTCATAAAACATACGTTGCCCTTCTGGATGGAAAGATCGTCGGCTTTGGAAGCCTCGATAAAGATCATACGTCAGTTGGAATGCTGTACGTTCATAAAGATCATCAGCGTCAGGGGGTTGCTACGGCACTGCTTGAAAAGCTGGAAGAGAAACTGCAGAAGGACGACATAAAAAATACAGAAGCAGAATCCAGCATCACGGCCCGTTCCTTTTTTGAGAAGAGAGGATATGTCGTTAATAAAGAAAACCGAAAGATGCTCAACGGCATCGAATTCCTGAACTTCATTATGGAAAAGAAATTAGCACCCAAAGAGAAGAGTGACATGAAAGAGAAAGTAAAAGAAGCGAAGCCCTTCAAGTGGCGCGATCTGTTCTTCAACAAGGTCTTTGATCTCATGATCGTCATCGTCGGTGTCTCGGTTGCCTTTCAGCTGAACAACCTCAAGCTGAGTTCCGATCAGCAATCCCTGGAGCAGTTTTATATGGAGAGCATGATCGGTGATCTGCGAAAAGATAAATCCCAGATCGAACAGATCCTCGTGGAGCTTAAGGCCGATCAGAAAAGTATTAACGATTACCTGGCCGCCAACACCAACTCATCTGACTCATTGGGAAGAGTGGTCTTCAATATTCTGTCTCTGGAAACATTTACTCCGAATCAGAACACCTATCAGATGCTGCTGTCGGGCAATGGACTCACTGCTATCAGCGACCGGGAAGTAAGAAGCCAGACAACAGAATTCTATAACACCTATTTGTCCATCAAGCGCTTTGAAGAGGTCGATACACAGCTGGTGTTTGAGATCTTTGGTTATTTCTCTCCGTACTCAGATATAGGGGCAGGAAAGATCCTGGATCCAACGATCGTTCAAAAGCCTCAGACCAAAAACTACCTGCTGGCAACTTCTGCCCAGCTGAGTGATGGTATCGACGCGCATAGCATTGCGCTGGAGAAGGCAACAAAGTTAATTGAGACCATCGAGAACAAGCTGAGGAGGCTTTAG
- a CDS encoding arginine--tRNA ligase has translation MNLDLLLRSEIQKATAALFESSIAPQLQPTNQEFEGSHTVVCFPFTKVSKKGPEETARLIGEHLLANSGLVSKYNVVKGFLNLSISDAVWVKVFESIFSDKSFGQHPSNGKEIMVEYSSPNTNKPLHLGHLRNNFLGWSVAEIYKANGYNVHKVQIINDRGIHICKSMAAWKLFGNGETPQSSGLKGDKLVGKYYVEFDRNFKAQVKELEEKGTAKEVAEKEAPIMKLAVDMLQKWEQKDPEILSLWSTMNGWVYDGFAVTYKRMGVDFEKLYYESQTYLLGKEEVLRGVAQGIFFKKEDGSVWVDLTGDGLDQKVLLRSDGTSVYMTQDVGTAILRFRDFPKIEKQVYTVGNEQEYHFKVLFLILAKLGYAWAKECYHLSYGMVDLPSGKMKSREGTVVDADDLMEEMVEEASKQTQELGKIDEMEAGELEKLSEMIGLGALKFFLLKVDPKKRMLFDPAESIQLQGHTGPFIQYTHARICSILRKAATQNIVGDVKGVAALEPMEREVIFRINQYMHKLEEAAREYSPAVIANYAYELAKGYNQFYQAIPIFSETDSSKLAFRIAFSGVVANVLKKSMGLLGIQVPERM, from the coding sequence ATGAATCTCGATCTCCTTCTTCGTTCTGAAATACAGAAAGCAACCGCCGCTTTATTTGAATCATCTATCGCTCCTCAGCTCCAGCCTACCAACCAGGAGTTTGAAGGATCGCATACTGTTGTCTGTTTTCCTTTCACGAAAGTTTCAAAGAAAGGTCCTGAAGAAACTGCCAGACTGATCGGTGAGCATCTGCTTGCCAATTCAGGACTCGTCAGCAAGTATAATGTCGTCAAAGGATTTCTGAATCTATCCATCAGCGATGCTGTATGGGTAAAAGTTTTTGAATCGATCTTTTCCGATAAGTCGTTCGGTCAGCATCCATCCAACGGCAAAGAAATCATGGTGGAGTATTCTTCACCGAATACAAACAAGCCTTTGCACCTGGGTCATTTACGTAACAACTTCCTGGGTTGGAGTGTAGCGGAGATCTACAAAGCCAATGGCTACAATGTTCATAAGGTACAGATCATCAACGACCGTGGTATTCATATTTGTAAATCCATGGCCGCGTGGAAACTATTCGGCAATGGAGAGACACCACAGAGCAGCGGCCTCAAAGGAGATAAGCTCGTCGGAAAATATTATGTCGAGTTCGACCGGAATTTCAAAGCGCAGGTAAAAGAACTTGAAGAGAAAGGAACGGCTAAGGAAGTCGCAGAGAAAGAAGCGCCGATCATGAAGCTTGCTGTTGACATGCTTCAGAAGTGGGAACAAAAAGATCCTGAGATTCTTTCTCTCTGGAGCACCATGAATGGATGGGTGTATGATGGCTTTGCTGTCACCTACAAACGCATGGGTGTTGACTTCGAAAAATTATACTACGAATCACAGACCTATCTTCTTGGAAAAGAAGAAGTATTAAGAGGTGTGGCGCAGGGAATATTCTTTAAGAAAGAAGATGGTTCGGTGTGGGTCGACCTTACCGGTGATGGGCTGGATCAGAAAGTGCTGCTTCGTTCCGATGGCACTTCCGTTTATATGACACAGGATGTAGGTACTGCCATCCTTCGCTTCCGCGATTTCCCAAAGATTGAAAAGCAGGTTTATACTGTCGGCAACGAACAGGAATATCACTTCAAGGTATTGTTTCTGATCCTTGCCAAACTTGGATATGCATGGGCAAAGGAATGCTATCATTTATCGTATGGTATGGTGGACCTTCCTTCCGGAAAAATGAAAAGCCGTGAGGGTACGGTTGTCGATGCTGATGACCTGATGGAAGAGATGGTGGAGGAAGCATCGAAGCAGACGCAGGAGTTGGGCAAGATCGATGAGATGGAAGCCGGTGAACTGGAAAAACTTTCCGAGATGATCGGACTGGGCGCATTGAAGTTCTTCCTGTTGAAAGTAGATCCAAAGAAACGGATGCTGTTCGATCCTGCAGAGTCAATTCAATTGCAGGGACATACCGGTCCGTTCATTCAGTACACGCATGCACGCATTTGCTCAATACTGAGAAAGGCGGCCACACAAAATATTGTTGGGGATGTAAAAGGAGTTGCAGCGCTGGAGCCGATGGAACGTGAGGTGATCTTCCGTATCAATCAATACATGCACAAGCTGGAAGAAGCAGCACGTGAATATTCACCTGCCGTGATTGCAAACTATGCTTATGAGCTGGCGAAAGGTTATAATCAGTTCTATCAGGCGATACCGATCTTCAGTGAAACTGATTCTTCAAAGCTTGCATTCAGAATTGCATTCTCAGGAGTAGTCGCCAACGTTCTTAAAAAGTCAATGGGACTTTTGGGAATCCAGGTTCCGGAGAGGATGTAA
- a CDS encoding deoxyhypusine synthase codes for MSQNRPISDFIEKNYLHFNSAALVDAAKAYKKHIAEGKKMMVTLAGAMSTAELGISFAEMIRKDKVQIISCTGANLEEDIMNLVAHSHYKRIPNYRDLTPEQEWDLLENHLNRVTDTCIPEEEAFRRLQQHLYKVWKDAEDKGERLFPHEFMFRMINSGVLKQYYEIDPKNSWMIAAAEKNMPMVVPGWEDSTMGNIFASYVITGELKASTMKSGIEYMVWLADWYTNNSGKDGIGFFQIGGGIAGDFPICVVPMLHQDLEHDSIPYWSYFCQISDSTTSYGSYSGAVPNEKITWGKLSIETPKFIVESDATIVAPLMFAYILDM; via the coding sequence ATGAGCCAAAACCGACCTATTTCCGATTTCATTGAAAAGAATTACCTCCATTTTAACTCTGCCGCCCTCGTTGACGCTGCCAAAGCCTACAAGAAGCACATTGCAGAAGGTAAAAAAATGATGGTGACGCTGGCAGGTGCGATGAGTACCGCCGAACTCGGAATCAGTTTTGCCGAAATGATCCGCAAGGATAAAGTCCAGATCATCTCCTGCACAGGTGCCAACCTTGAGGAGGACATTATGAACCTCGTGGCTCACTCACACTATAAAAGAATTCCCAACTACAGGGACCTGACTCCCGAACAGGAGTGGGATCTCCTTGAAAATCATTTGAACCGTGTTACCGACACGTGTATCCCTGAAGAAGAAGCATTCCGTCGCTTGCAGCAGCACTTATATAAAGTGTGGAAAGATGCAGAAGACAAAGGTGAGCGCCTCTTCCCGCATGAGTTCATGTTCCGCATGATCAACAGCGGTGTGCTGAAACAATATTATGAGATCGATCCAAAGAATTCATGGATGATCGCTGCCGCGGAAAAGAATATGCCGATGGTGGTTCCGGGATGGGAAGATTCTACCATGGGAAATATCTTCGCTTCATACGTGATCACAGGCGAACTGAAAGCTTCTACCATGAAGTCGGGTATCGAATACATGGTATGGCTTGCCGACTGGTACACAAATAATTCAGGCAAGGATGGCATAGGCTTCTTCCAGATTGGTGGAGGTATTGCCGGCGACTTCCCGATCTGTGTGGTGCCGATGCTTCATCAGGATCTTGAGCACGACAGCATTCCATACTGGAGCTACTTCTGCCAGATCAGCGACTCTACTACCAGCTACGGTTCTTATTCCGGAGCTGTTCCAAATGAAAAGATCACATGGGGTAAGCTTAGCATTGAAACTCCGAAGTTCATCGTGGAGAGCGACGCAACGATCGTAGCACCGTTGATGTTCGCCTATATTTTAGATATGTAA
- a CDS encoding serine hydrolase: protein MKRMLIFLLLIVGYGQLEAQSIDTLRRIDENFARWNNATPGGSILIARGDKILYQKAYGLADLEHLAPNTTETIFECGSVSKQFTAMSILLLAKEGKLGLNDDVRKYIPELPVYDKVITIQHLMNHTSGLKDWGSVGALGGWPRTTRNYTHELALEIIFRQKSVNFTPGNEYSYSNSGYTLMTTIVEKLSGMSLEDFTRIRFFEPLGMKNTQWRSDFRKIIPGRSIAYSRTRTGYEQNMPFENIYGHGGLLTTTSDLMKWNTLLENHKIGGDDIYKERIRKGKLNNGSEIGYASGLFIAKINGFDEINHSGATAGYRGWLAYYPQKKLTVIMLSNDAGFNPATVGAQIAKIYLGEEVPKASTTAISVKPEELKKFEGKYRSIRNFDLLTLEFSDGKIKQNGRALFSSDANTLFNDNLQWIYLSKDKVMVKNSMDTSSYYRVKPVSAQFSLKDYTGTFRSDEADGTLLIDIRDNTLWVHETPLPSFKLTPEFQDAFTSNSGDLVEFTRNKQGTITGLTVSASRAEKVRFNKISK from the coding sequence ATGAAACGTATGCTCATTTTCCTTTTGCTGATCGTTGGTTACGGTCAGCTTGAAGCGCAGTCCATTGACACCCTCCGCCGCATTGATGAAAATTTTGCCAGGTGGAATAATGCAACACCGGGAGGTTCAATCCTCATAGCACGGGGCGACAAGATCTTATATCAGAAAGCGTATGGCCTCGCTGACCTGGAGCATCTGGCACCCAACACTACTGAGACGATCTTTGAATGCGGATCGGTATCCAAGCAGTTCACTGCCATGTCGATTCTGTTACTGGCGAAAGAAGGGAAGCTTGGCCTGAATGATGATGTGAGAAAATATATTCCGGAACTTCCGGTTTATGATAAGGTCATTACGATCCAGCACCTGATGAATCACACCAGTGGTTTGAAAGACTGGGGATCGGTAGGCGCATTGGGAGGCTGGCCACGCACCACCAGGAATTATACCCATGAGCTTGCGCTGGAAATTATCTTCCGGCAGAAGTCAGTGAACTTCACACCGGGAAATGAATATTCCTACAGCAATTCCGGTTATACATTAATGACGACCATCGTTGAGAAGCTGTCAGGAATGTCACTGGAAGACTTTACCCGCATCCGTTTCTTCGAACCATTGGGAATGAAGAACACACAATGGAGATCCGACTTCCGTAAAATTATTCCGGGGAGATCCATTGCCTATTCACGCACCAGGACAGGCTATGAACAAAATATGCCCTTTGAAAATATTTATGGTCATGGAGGATTGCTCACCACCACTTCCGATCTAATGAAATGGAATACACTACTGGAGAATCATAAGATCGGTGGCGATGATATTTATAAAGAAAGGATCAGGAAAGGCAAGCTTAACAATGGAAGTGAGATTGGCTATGCTTCCGGATTGTTCATCGCAAAGATCAATGGCTTTGATGAGATCAATCACAGCGGAGCGACAGCGGGCTATCGCGGATGGCTGGCGTACTATCCTCAAAAGAAGCTGACGGTGATCATGCTCAGCAATGATGCTGGCTTTAATCCAGCGACTGTTGGCGCACAGATCGCAAAAATATATCTGGGTGAGGAAGTCCCGAAAGCTTCAACTACTGCGATCAGTGTAAAGCCTGAAGAGCTGAAAAAATTTGAAGGCAAGTACAGAAGCATACGGAATTTTGATCTGCTAACACTTGAATTCAGTGACGGGAAGATCAAACAGAATGGCAGGGCATTGTTCTCAAGTGATGCCAACACACTTTTCAATGATAACCTTCAATGGATCTATTTGTCGAAGGACAAGGTGATGGTGAAGAATTCAATGGATACATCAAGCTATTACAGGGTAAAGCCTGTATCGGCCCAGTTCAGCCTTAAAGATTACACCGGCACCTTCAGAAGTGACGAAGCCGATGGCACATTGCTGATCGATATCAGGGACAATACACTGTGGGTTCATGAGACACCGCTGCCATCTTTTAAGTTAACTCCTGAATTTCAGGATGCTTTCACAAGCAACTCCGGCGATCTGGTAGAGTTTACAAGAAACAAGCAGGGAACGATTACCGGCCTTACGGTAAGTGCTTCGCGTGCAGAAAAAGTCCGCTTCAATAAAATATCTAAATAA
- a CDS encoding Gfo/Idh/MocA family oxidoreductase, whose amino-acid sequence MSKVFNVGIIGPGKIANRFASCFQYVPQAKVYAIASRDAGKAKEFAKTYGASKYYSSYEELLKDPAVDLVYIATPHPFHFEQTLLCLKHGKPVLCEKPLALNLKQVRQMTDMAKETNTFLMEGMWSRFFPAVHKTLDLIKSGVIGDIKALHADFGFSGIPNPEGRLYNMKLGGGAQLDVGVYPMFFALLVLGKPDEIKAFSQLASTGADTTTHALLKYKSGATAHILSSIVTDSPKDGHIMGTLGRIILNTPWHKSEKVTVRLNSGEITEYAFPHSGNGFEYQLQEVVRCLEAGKKECDQMPHSMSLLMAETSDEIRRQGGVRYAED is encoded by the coding sequence ATGAGCAAGGTGTTTAATGTGGGGATCATCGGTCCGGGTAAAATTGCGAACCGCTTTGCCTCATGCTTTCAATATGTTCCACAGGCAAAGGTGTATGCCATTGCTTCACGCGATGCCGGAAAGGCAAAGGAGTTTGCAAAGACGTATGGTGCTTCAAAGTATTATTCTTCCTATGAAGAACTTTTGAAAGACCCTGCTGTCGATCTGGTTTACATTGCCACTCCTCATCCTTTCCATTTTGAGCAGACATTATTGTGTTTGAAGCATGGCAAGCCTGTGCTTTGCGAAAAGCCATTAGCGTTGAACCTGAAACAGGTAAGGCAAATGACCGACATGGCAAAGGAGACCAACACGTTTCTGATGGAAGGAATGTGGTCACGGTTTTTTCCTGCTGTACACAAAACCCTTGACCTTATTAAATCCGGTGTGATCGGAGACATCAAAGCCCTTCACGCCGACTTTGGATTTTCCGGCATCCCCAATCCGGAAGGAAGACTTTATAATATGAAGTTGGGCGGCGGTGCACAACTCGATGTTGGTGTTTATCCGATGTTCTTTGCATTGCTGGTACTTGGAAAGCCCGATGAGATAAAGGCTTTCAGTCAGCTGGCCTCCACCGGCGCAGACACAACGACCCATGCATTGTTGAAATATAAAAGCGGAGCGACGGCACACATACTTTCGTCTATCGTTACAGATTCGCCGAAAGACGGTCACATCATGGGAACGCTGGGACGAATAATATTAAATACGCCGTGGCACAAGTCTGAAAAAGTTACCGTGCGGCTCAACTCAGGTGAGATCACTGAATATGCATTCCCTCATTCCGGCAACGGATTTGAATATCAGTTACAGGAAGTTGTGCGATGTCTTGAAGCGGGAAAGAAAGAATGTGATCAGATGCCGCACAGCATGAGCCTGCTGATGGCAGAGACGAGTGATGAGATCAGAAGACAGGGAGGAGTACGATATGCAGAAGACTAA
- the rocF gene encoding arginase — MSEKIKIIQVKSEIGAGTRGASLGVEAIKIASLDAKSDFFRVNESIEVENVNELLFNSAEHTYAKFIDGVLIMEERVCLEIYEQIWDDFFPMIIAGDHSTAFGTIAGIKKAHPRKRLGVIWIDAHADFHSPYTTPSGNMHGMTLAMACDIDNLECKVNDPRGETLEYWEQIMNVGIPGPKIVPEDLVFISVRDLEKAENYIINKYGIPNFTAAEVRKMGPVAVAEETLKLLDHCDLIYVSFDVDSMDSRISSGTGTPVPNGLTVEEAKILNVELAKSPKLCAWEVAEVNPTLDTQNSMAENAFEVMEATMRVIKSRQIPVGAKA; from the coding sequence GTGAGCGAGAAAATAAAAATCATACAGGTAAAATCCGAGATCGGCGCCGGCACACGCGGGGCTAGCTTGGGTGTGGAGGCAATAAAAATTGCCAGCCTGGATGCTAAATCTGATTTCTTCCGCGTCAATGAAAGCATTGAAGTGGAAAATGTCAACGAATTGCTCTTCAACAGCGCCGAACATACCTATGCCAAGTTCATCGATGGGGTGCTCATCATGGAAGAACGCGTCTGCCTTGAAATCTATGAACAGATATGGGATGATTTCTTTCCCATGATCATCGCCGGTGACCACAGCACTGCCTTTGGAACCATCGCCGGTATTAAAAAAGCACATCCCAGGAAAAGACTTGGCGTGATCTGGATTGACGCTCATGCCGATTTTCACTCTCCTTACACAACTCCTTCCGGCAATATGCACGGTATGACGCTTGCCATGGCCTGTGACATTGATAATCTTGAGTGCAAAGTCAACGACCCAAGAGGAGAGACTCTCGAGTACTGGGAACAGATCATGAATGTTGGTATCCCGGGACCAAAAATTGTCCCTGAGGATCTTGTGTTTATTTCTGTGCGCGATCTGGAGAAGGCCGAGAACTATATTATTAACAAATACGGCATTCCGAATTTCACCGCTGCCGAGGTAAGAAAAATGGGACCCGTTGCCGTTGCCGAAGAAACTTTAAAGCTGCTGGATCATTGCGACCTCATCTACGTTTCTTTTGACGTTGATAGCATGGACAGCCGTATATCTTCCGGAACAGGAACTCCTGTGCCGAACGGTCTCACCGTGGAGGAAGCTAAAATCCTTAACGTTGAGCTTGCGAAAAGTCCAAAGCTATGCGCCTGGGAAGTGGCAGAAGTTAATCCTACTCTCGACACTCAGAATAGCATGGCAGAAAATGCGTTTGAGGTAATGGAAGCTACCATGAGGGTGATCAAATCCAGGCAGATACCTGTAGGCGCGAAGGCCTGA